The following are from one region of the Papaver somniferum cultivar HN1 unplaced genomic scaffold, ASM357369v1 unplaced-scaffold_132, whole genome shotgun sequence genome:
- the LOC113332881 gene encoding aldehyde oxidase GLOX-like gives MHMQLLHNNKIVMYDRTDFGRSNLSLSNGRCRVDSSDTALERDCTAHSLLYDVEANSFRPLMVHTDTFCSSGAVLPNGMLVQTGGFNDGERVVRTFAPCNNERCDWTEHVNYLSARRWYATNQILPDGRIIIVGGRRQYSYEFYPKRDSASSNLRNLTFLRETRDASEDNLYPFVHLLPDGNLFIFTHTRSILLDYVHNHVIKEYPQIPSANPRNYPSSGSSILLPLDFSSLEDPKKVVAEIIICGGAPPRSYLHAGRGNFVHASSTCGRLKVSDPHPVWVMEQMPFPRVMGDMLILPTGDLMIINGARRGTAGWLLGRDPVLEPIRYSPHENVNNRFSMMNPSTRPRMYHSTAVLVPDGRIIVGGSNPNEGYNFTGVLFPTDLSLEAYHPPYLAPHSAAIRPRITNIGNALTYGGSRDILFTVSAFRGKNAISVRILSPSFSTHSFGMSQRMVVFRLNSVSQHHSHSQSAYRATVTGPTTARIAPPGYYMLFVVHAGVPSPGVWIRINS, from the exons ATGCATATGCAACTCCTCCATAACAACAAAATAGTGATGTACGATAGAACTGATTTTGGCAGATCAAATCTCTCTTTATCAAATGGCCGCTGCCGCGTTGATTCTTCGGATACCGCCTTAGAAAGGGACTGTACTGCTCATTCTTTACTATATGATGTTGAAGCGAACTCATTTCGACCTCTAATGGTCCATACTGACACATTTTGTTCATCCGGCGCTGTACTTCCAAATGGAATGCTAGTACAAACAGGTGGATTCAATGATGGTGAACGGGTTGTACGTACATTTGCTCCCTGCAACAATGAAAGATGTGATTGGACTGAACACGTGAACTATCTTTCAGCCCGACGATGGTACGCTACTAACCAAATACTGCCAGATGGTCGAATAATCATCGTTGGCGGTAGGAGACAATATAGCTACGAATTCTACCCGAAAAGAGATTCAGCATCCTCGAATTTACGCAACTTGACTTTTTTAAGAGAGACTCGTGATGCTTCCGAGGATAACTTATATCCATTTGTACATCTTTTACCAGATGgaaacttattcatcttcactCACACAAG atcAATCTTACTTGATTATGTTCATAATCATGTGATTAAAGAATACCCACAAATCCCTAGTGCTAACCCGAGAAATTATCCTAGTTCGGGTTCATCCATTCTACTTCCCCTTGATTTTTCATCCTTAGAAGATCCCAAGAAAGTTGTAGCTGAAATCATAATTTGTGGCGGTGCACCACCACGTAGTTACTTACATGCAGGGCGAGGCAATTTCGTACATGCAAGTTCAACGTGTGGACGATTAAAGGTATCAGATCCACATCCAGTCTGGGTAATGGAACAAATGCCCTTTCCTCGGGTCATGGGTGACATGCTCATCTTACCAACAGGTGACCTGATGATCATTAATGGAGCACGTAGAGGTACTGCAGGTTGGCTTTTGGGTCGTGATCCAGTTCTGGAACCCATCAGGTATAGTCCCCATGAAAATGTAAATAATAGGTTTTCGATGATGAACCCGTCAACCCGACCTAGAATGTATCATTCCACAGCTGTATTAGTACCCGATGGGAGAATTATAGTAGGAGGAAGTAATCCGAACGAAGGTTATAATTTCACTGGAGTATTATTCCCTACTGATTTAAGCTTAGAAGCATATCATCCACCATACTTAGCACCGCATAGTGCAGCTATCAGACCCAGAATCACAAATATTGGTAATGCTTTAACATATGGGGGATCTAGGGACATTTTGTTCACTGTTTCTGCATTTCGAGGGAAGAATGCAATATCGGTTCGTATTCTATCACCGTCCTTTTCGACGCATTCTTTTGGGATGAGTCAGAGAATGGTGGTTTTTAGGTTAAATTCTGTTTCGCAACACCATTCACATTCACAGTCTGCATATCGAGCGACTGTGACCGGACCAACAACTGCTCGGATTGCACCACCTGGGTACTACATGTTGTTTGTGGTTCATGCTGGTGTACCCAGTCCTGGTGTTTGGATTAGAATTAATTCTTGA